The Leptospira paudalimensis region TATTAGATGGAAGAGACGTTCCCGAAAAATCCGCGTTAGACTACTTAATCCCATTTGAAACCTATTTGGATTCCCATAGAAAATCAGGCATTGACATATTCATTGCATCTGGTGGTGGTCGGATGGAGTTAACTATGGACAGGTATGATGCAGATTGGTCCATGATTGAAAGAGGATGGAAACACCATGTGGAAGGTGAAGGAAGGATATTCCCTTCTGCAAAAGAAGCTATCGAAACTTTCCGCACTGAAAATCCTTCTGTGATCGACCAATACCTGCCTGGATTTGTGATTGGTGATGGAAGTGGTAACCCTGTTGGAAAAATTTTAGATAACGACTCTGTTGTATTTTTTAATTTCAGAGGTGATAGAGCCATTGAAATTTCAAGGGCATTTACAGAAGAAAATTTACCACTTCTCAATCGTAAACGATTTCCAAAAGTAGAATTTGCAGGAATGATGCAATATGATGGTGATCTATTTATCCCCAAACAATACTTAGTTGCTCCACCAACTATTGACCGCACAATGGGTGAATACTTTGCCAATGAAGGGATAGCACAATACGCATTGTCCGAAACACAAAAATTTGGCCATGTGACTTTTTTTTGGAATGGGAACCGATCTGGTTACTTCAATCAAAACTTAGAAACATATGAAGAAGTCAAATCTGATATCATTCCTTTTGACCAAAAACCTGAAATGAAAGCAAAAGAGATCACTGACAATTTGGTCCTTGCTCTCACTTCACACAAATTTCCATTCCTAAGAGTGAATTATGCGAATGGAGATATGGTGGGACATACTGGAAATATGGATGCAACAATCAAAGGATTGGAATACTTAGATGTTTGTTTGGATCGAATCAAAAAAATTTGTGATGAAACAAATACGGTTTTGTGTATCACTGCTGACCATGGTAACGCTGACGAGATGTACCAATTAGACAAAAAAGGAAATGCTCAAACTGCAAAAGATGGTAAACCTGTTCCCAAAACAAGTCACACCCTCAATCCCGTACAGTTTGTACTGTATGATCCAAAAGGTAAAATCCAACTCGAATCAAATTCAAAGGAAGCAGGTCTTGCAAACGTAGCCGCTACCATGATGGATTTATTAGGTTATGAGGCTCCAGAAGGTTACCACCCAAGTCTAATTCATAGAAATTAATTTTTCCTAATTCCTATGATGTTTCGAATCTTTACCTATCTTTTGTTCAGTGTATTTGTATGGAACTGTTCAGAAGATGGGATTGGATCTTTCTCCGAAGAAACCAAAGAAAAAATCCGTAAAAAAATCAAACAGGAAGGGTTCCAGGGTGTTGTCCTTATCTCCCAGGATGATACAGTATTATTCCGAGAAACCATTTATTCTGGAAAACGAAGGAAACGTTCACAACTCTTCCAAAAACATGCTTTTCCGTTAGGTGAATCTTCCAAATTATTCACTACTTATTTAATCCATCGATTGGCAGAAGAAAAAAAAATAAACATTGCCGATCCCATTCAAAAACACCTTAAATGGTTTCCAAATCCTAAAATCACAATTGAACATTTGTTACGTCATACATCTGGCCTTCCAAAAATTATTGAGTTTATGCCTAATTTTGACTCTGAAAGATCAAACTTAAAACGAGATGATATCAAAAGGTCATTTTTAGAATCCAACTTCAAACCAAACTTTGCACCTGGTGAATATTGGAAGTACAGTCGATTGGATTATTTATTTTTGGCTTATCTCATCGAGTTTGTAACCAATCAACCTTATGCAAGTGTTGTGAAAAAAGAAATTTTTGAACCTTTGGAAATGAAACATTCGCAAGTGGATCCAAACGACCTTCTCCTTGGCAACAGTGGTATCTTAAGTACACCAGAAGATTTAAAATTATTTTCAGAAGCAATTCGGAATAATAATGGAATTTCCAAAGAAGGAAAAGAATCTCTTATCAAAAGAACTGTTCTTACGGATGTTATATCAGAAGATCCAATCGCATTCGGAGAAGGAGTTTATGTTGGAGACTATTTTTATTGGGCTTATGGGAAAAAAAACGGAGTTTCCAATTTCATTTACCATGACTTAAAGAGTAGAATTTTTATCACTATCGTGAGTCCTTATGGAGTTAGTAAAGGTGATTTGTCTTCAATCAAGTCAACCTTAACTGAAATTATATTCAGTGCCAAAAAATTAAATCTCAGAAAAAAGACAAACTCTCCAAACGAATTGTACATTGAAGATTTTATGAAAGAAGAAAAAGTTCCATCTCTTGGTATTGCTGTTTATAAAAATTATAACTTACAATGGAAAAAGATGTATGGAACAAAAACACAACAGACACTTTTTCGAGCTGGATCATTGTCCAAAACTATGACAGCAACTGCAACATTACGATTAGTTGAATCGGGGCAGTTAGATTTATATTCCAATTGGATTAACAAACTAAAACAGTACAAAGTGTCCGTTCCAAAGGGCAAAAAAAGAAGTATTGTGAATTTAGATTTACTCTTATCACATACAAGTGGGTTAACTGAAAAAGGGAATTGGGATGATCCAATTAACTCTGATAAAAAACACCTGAGAGATTTAAAGGATACCAATGTTTCAAAAGGGAACGGGCTCAAACTTTATTATAGACCTGGAACAAAATCTCGTTATTCGGGTGGTGGGTATAGTATTGTCCAAGAAATTTTAACAGAACGAACAGGAGAACCGTTTCCCACTTTGATGGAGGATTATGTATTCAATCCATTACATATGAAACGAAGTACGTTTCGTCAAAATCTAACAGAAAAAGATGATAGATGTGATGGTTATGATGAACTTGGAAAGATTTTACCTGAAAAAAAATTCGTAACTCCTGAACTTTCCTCTGGTGGTTTATGGACAACTCCAGAAGACATTGGAACTGTTTTTAATGAAGTGGCAAAAGCCAAACAAGGCCGTTCTGATTTTTTAAGCAAAGAATCAGCTGAATACCTACTTTCACCCAAAATGAGTGCTGCCAGTTTAACTGTACATGCACTAGTCGCCCATGGATTTTTTCTGAACCGGACCGGCAAAACAGAGTATTTTTTCCATGGAGGCCATACAAAGGGACATAAGTCTTTAGCCATTTTTAACGCTGAAAAGGGGTATGGAATGGTCATCATGACCAATTCAGAGAATGGATCCAAACTGATCTGGCGGATTTTAAGGACCATTTCTGTGGATGAAAAATGGGATAAGTTTGTGAATTAAACTATTGACCAAATTATTAAATTGGCTATTCTCTAAGCGATTCGATGGAATATACAGAATCTAAATCTAACGGAATTGTAGTCCTTAAATTGTTTGGCAACTTAGATATGTTAAATGCCGGCATTCTCAAAGAAAGGATCAAAGAATCTGCGTCCCAATCCGAACATCGATTTATCTTTGATTTGGAAGGAGTCAGTTTTATCGATTCCTCTGGGTTTGGACTTATCATGTCTCTCAATGACAAACTCACCGAATTAGGAGGAGGTTTGAGAATCGTAAACGTTTCAAAAACCATCCGTCAAATTTTTAGAATCTCAAAAATTTCATCTGTCATCCAAATCTTCGAATCCACAGAAGAAGCAATCGAGTCCTTTCACCCTTAATTTTTCTCAAATATTTAACACTTAATAAACATTAACTTTAAGTGACAGACGTTGTTACCATTTTTTTCCAAAAGTTTTTGAGTTTTAATACTTTTGGATTTTCTGGTGCCATTTCCTGTAACGCCAGTAAAACTTCTTTGGATCGTTCGATGTCTCTTCTATGCATCAATATCTCTGCTAATAGTAGTAAGTTGTTAAAATTCTTTGGATCACGATACCTAAGTCTCTCTGCATAGTCTGTCGCAAGAACAAAATCTCTTTTTTGTTTATGGGCATAAGCGATGTAAAATAAAAAGTCTGTATCACCTGGATTTAACTGTAGATATCGGTTTGCGAGAACAATTGCTTTTTCGTAATCCTTAGATTTCATATAGAGTTTGGATAATTCTCTCAAACAATACAAATCATTTGGTTCAGATTCCAAGGCAAGTTCCAAAGCAAAAATAGCATTATTCCATTCACCATCTCTGTAGGACTGTATTCCTTCACCTAACATTTTATAGTATGTATTGTTTTTTGCAGATTCTTTTGCAGCATATGCAACTTCCTCTAAAAATGAAATCCTCATCAGACTCAAATCATCAGTTAGTTCACCGAATAACATCATCACACGGCAGATCTCTGCTAAATCTCCAGCACCTTCTGTGACATGGCGAAGAAAAACTGTTTCATCATCGTTGATCATTCGGTTTCCACCAGAATGCCCAACAAACAAATCATCCCGGCCATCAGACCCCAAAATCAATACATCACCTGGACGTAACGGATAAATTTGAATGACAACTTCATCACCACTCATTTCCGTAAAACCAATCTTACGCAATGAATGTTCGTTTTCCAAAAAACTTGCCACACCGTCTCTGTATAAAACAATCCAAGGGTGTTCTGCATTAATGTAATACAAAGTACCAGTTTCTTCGTCCACCAAACCTAAAATAGCGGAAAGTAACATATGACCATCAAAACTAATAAATACATTATGTACTTCTTGGAAACATTCCTTTAACCAACGTTCGGGGTGCCTGTCCTGCATGTACCTTAGTTTCTGTGTACGAGTGATAATTGATTTAAATACAGTTCCCATAACCAATGCACCGCCAGCACCTTGTATGGATTTTCCCATTGCATCTGCATTTAAGAATACAGTGTATTTTTTCCCCATGAGATAAATTGAATCAGAAACAGATAAATCACCACCAATCTCAGATTGTTTATTTCGAAACTGAAACTGTTTCATTTGCCTTTCGAAAATTTGAATCGAAACGGTCTCTGATTTTGCAAAAGATCCTTTGAGTGGTTTGATGAGTAGTGACGTTAAAAAATAATCACCATCTTGTTTTTCTTGCATCTTTTGCATTTCAGATAAAGTATCATTCAGTTCTCTCGTGCGCTGGTTTACCATCTCTTCTAAATGATTTTGGTGTTCGGCTAACTCCTCTTTCATTTCAACAAAAACACGCCCCATTTGTCCTATTTCATCACTTCTATGGGTTGGTAAAGTTTCAGGTTTCCATTGGTCCAAATCTACCATAGCTGATGTAAGTAGTTTGATTGCTTCCACCATATCCCGAGAAAATAAAAAGGAGATCAGAAAGATAACGCCACATAACACTATAGATGCGACTACAAAAAAAGACCAAATTTTCCACGTTTTCGATTCTACTTCATTCTCATCAATCATCACATGAAATACAAGTTGTTTGATCGTTTGAGAACTTCCAACGTATGGAATTTTTACTAAATAATAAGGTTTATTTTGGAAATGAAATCTTTGTTCTTCTAAAAGTAAGTCTGGATTTTCATTCATCACCATTCGGATCATATCCGATCCTACAGTTTTCACCTTTCCTTCCTGAAAAATTGCCAGATGGATCCGATTGTCTTTTGAAATTGTTTTTGTAAAGTTATCATCAACGACTTGTCCAATGAGAATTGTGCCTCGACCAAAAAGAGGTGCTGCCAAACGAAATCCAAGTCCACTATGCCCATCTTCTAAGGCTGCAGTCGCTTGGCCATTCAGAGCATTTTGAATGATTGGTTGGTTTTTTTTATCATCCCCAAAATCTTTTGGCCTATGAACACGAAAGACTACTTTTCCTTGGTTATCACCTAGTTCAAAAATGGAAAGACCATAACGTTTTAAGATTTGTTGCAAATAAGGAAGTTCTCTTTGTAAAACTTGACGATCACTAAGTCCTCGTTCCAAAATCTCCCTTGTTCTTGCATTAAAGGTAATTTCTTCTAATAATAACCTGAGTTTTTCTTCTTTGAACTCTAACTCTCGCTGAAAGTTCCGTGATAAGTCTTCTGCTCTTTGTGTTTGCGGGATATTTTTGACAGATTGTAAAAGGTAGGCGAAACTAGTTGTGAGAGCAATTACAAGAAGAATTTGACTCACACTCAATATTAATAAGAATTTGTAACGTATGCTCATAGAAAACTACGTGCATCTTCGCAAATTTACGTTACAATCAAATGACATTCCTTTGAAGGAAATGTATCATCTGGAATTTTTAATATGAAACCAAATGCCACCTTATTTTTTCTCATCATTTTGGTTTTAGTAATTTATTATACAATTGAGGTGATTTTACATAATCTAACTTTAAAAAAATTCAAACATAGAATCCATGTCAATGGTACAAGAGGGAAGTCGAGCGTAACAAGACTTATACGAGCTGGTCTCTCCGTATCTGGACATTCAGTATTTGCAAAAACGACAGGAACACTTGCTCGTATGATATTCCCGGATGGTTCCGAAAAATCCATTTCAAGATTTGGAAAACCATCCATATTGGAACAAATCAAAATTCTCAAAAAAGCAAAAGCATCTGGGGCAGATATAGTTGTTTTGGAGTGTATGGCTTTGGAACCACGATACCAGTGGGCAAGTGAAGGTCAAATTTTACATTCTGACATTGGAGTGATCACAAACATTCGAGAAGATCACTTGGAAATTATGGGACCAAAATTAATTGATGTCGCAAAAACATTGTTATCTGCAAGCCCAATCAATGGAACACTTGTTGTCGGTCCAAACGATTTTGAAAAAGAAGTCCTAGATGTTTGTTTGGACCGAAATACAAAAGCAATCATTCTATCGAAAGAAGAGATTGAATCTGTTACTGATGAAGAAATTCTAAAGTTTCCATATTGGGAACACAAAGAGAATGTATATCTTGCACTTAAAGTTTGTGAATTATTGGGAGTGGAACGTAATGATGCCTTAAATGCAATGTGGAAAGTAAATCCAGATCCAGGTGCACTTTCCGTATTACCAATTCACTTTTTTGGGAAAGAGTTTATCTATGCAAATGCAATGGCGGCCAATGATCCTAGTAGCACAAAACTCATCTGGAATTCTATTTTACAGAGATATCCTGATATTAAAAAACGATTCATATTATTCCATACAAGAGAAGATCGCCCAGAACGAACCATACAACTCACAAAAGAGTTTGCTAATTGGGAAGGTTATGATGCCATCATTTTAATTGGTTCATCTACTACACTTGCGTTTCAATGTTTAAAATCATATTCGAATACGGATGTTCCTATTTATGTATGGGAACACTTAAGTTTAGATGGAATATTTGAATCTTTACTTTCAATACTTCCAAAACAATCATTGGTATTTGGAATGGGGAATATAGTGGGACTTGGTATGGATTTGTCTTTATATTTTAAGAATAGGTCAGAACAAACATATGAATGAAATTCTCCCTTTGTCGATTGGACTCAGTTTGGTGATCAGTTTGGTTTTTTCAGAATTATTTGGTATTTTAGGTACGGGACTCGTTGTACCTGGATACCTTGCCTTATCTCTCACACATCCCAAAAATATCGCGCTCACGTTTCTTATCGCATTTTTATCATTTATTTGTGTTGAGCTTCTTTCAAAATTTTTAATGATCTTTGGCAAAAGAAAGATAGTCTTCATTTTGTTATTTGGATACTTTTTTGGTTACCTATTAAATTATCAAATTTTACCAGACATAGATTTATCGTATTTATCAGAAGTAAGAGGGATCGGATTCATCATTCCTGGACTCATTGCTGTATGGTATGAAAGACAAGGAGTATTGGAAACTACTTCCGTATTAATCTTAGCTGCCATATTCGTAAAAATTCTTTTAATTTTTCTTTTAGGAAATGAATTAGAAAACTTATGATTACAAAAGTTTATTGGTCACCTTGGCAACATTCACGTGTAGCATTATTTTTACTGGCCGTCCTTGGTGTAATGGGATTATTATTAATCGAAACGTGTAAGGTAAAAAAAGAACAACCTTACTTCAAAAAAAAATTACATGCAGCTAAATTAGCTGAACGTGGGTTCCAAATCTTAAAACCCGAACTTCTAAAACATAAAAAACCTGATTATAGAGAATTTGATCCAACGAATTCAGGTTTAATTGGAGAATTTTTAACTCAAGTGACGAGTAACAGTGGTTCATTGCAGGCAAAACAAACTTCCGTAAACCCAAATTTTGCTGCTGTAATGGTTCAATTCCTGAAAAAAGCAAAAGTAGAGGAAGGTGACACTGTAGCTGTTGCCATCTCAGGTTCATTTCCTGCATTAAACATTTGTTTGTTTGCTGCATTAGATACTTTAAAACTAAAACCTATCATTGTATCGAGTGCTTCCGCATCTCAATTTGGAGCGAATCATCCTCAAATGTTATGGCTTGATATGGAAAATGAATTAGAATCTTCTGGTATATTTTCCTATCGTTCCAGTTATGCATCATTAGGTGGTATCCAAGACAAAGCAGCAGGAACTTCAAAAGAAGGGAAAGAAATGCTTTTACGTGCGCTAAAACGTAACAAAGTCAAATTATTAGATCCAATCCACTTTGAAGACTCAATTGAAAAAAGAATGAAATACTATGATGAGTTATCGCAAGGAAAACCCATCAAACTTTTTATCAATGTAGGTGGGGGTACAACGATTTTAGGAACAAGTTTGGGCAAACAAGTTTTTAAAAATGGATTGATCACTGATTTACCGGAAGAGGTTCATATTCCCAATTCCGTGATTAAGTCGTTTTTAGAACGGGAAATCCCTGTTATCAATTTCATTCAGATTGAATCATTAGCGAGAAAATTCGGGCTTCCATTAACTCCTAAAAAAGTTCCAAAACCAGGTGAAGGAAAAGTATTTTATTCAGAAGAATACAATCCGTTTTTGTATGTTTCTGTTTTCCTTTTTTTGCTCATTGGATTGTATGGAGTAACGAGACTCGGTTGGGGTGAAAATGAAGAAGATCGTTACCTTCCGATCACACTCCGTTCCAGGTGATTCCATATGGCAAAGATCATTGTATTATCAATTTTACTTTTTTTCATTTTACGTTGGGTGAGTCGCATTTTGATCTTACCTGCAAAAATTGCAGAAGAACTTGGTAAAAACCAAAGGGAAACATTCCAAAATAGGCCAAATTCATCCCCATCCAAAGAAAAAGACATCTCTGACCGTGGAAAAATAATCGAATAACCTCCAATTTCAGACGAGAAAATTTCCAATTTGGACGAAATTCTAAATAAGATGAGACAGAATTCGTCGGCCAAATTTGCCCATTGTTTCCACACGAATCACCTAAAAAACGCCACTCGTTTCCTATTCACATTATCTTTGTTAGTATTTATCCAATGTGGTGTTCCCAAAGGTGAATTTGGTTGGACAACTACCAAAATGGAAGAAATGGACATTCTGGAACAACACATCCAAACCATCACCGATTATAAAATGATGAGGGATGATCTTATTTTTTCACCAACTGATACCATTCATTATGTTTACCAATTTTCAAGGAATCCTGGACTCGAAACAGATTTTCATATTTCACTCAACCGATATGAATTGGATTTTGTGGAAATTGATATTAAAAAGAAACGAGTAGAACCAGATAGTCTGGCAATACGAGATGAATTTTCTTTATTAAGAACTGGTGAATACCTAATTAAAATCGTACACGAAGGTGATACGGTCGATGAAGTAAAATTTAGAGTTTTGCCTGATGAAGGATATACACAGGAAAATCTAGAACAAGAATTAGCTGGTGATCAAACCGACGAAATCATTAAATACTCTCGTTAATCGGTGGTTGGATATTTCCTGTTTCTAATATTTTTTTGATTCGTTCCAATTCTTTTAATGCTACACGGATATCTGTTTCCCCACCTTCTTTGATTACAAATTCGTAATACTCTTGGGCTTTTTTATAATCACGGTTTTCCTCTGAGAGAACCCCCAATCGAAATAATATTTTAATGAGAGGAATTTTATTCCGTTTCGTTTCTAAAACACGTATCACAGCTTCTTGGTCTTCAATTTTTAAATCCATTAATCTATATTGTGATAAAGCATCATCAAGAGTTGTTACCATTAAATCTTTTTTCAAAGATTGTTTTTTCTCAATCAATTCCAAACGTTCTTTTTCTGCTAATATGAGTTTCTCATCTATTTTTTTCCATTGCATGAGAGCAATGTTTAATTTGTTTTGTTCTAATTCGAATTGTTTGAGTTTTTTATCTTTTTTACTAAGATGAAAATAAGCAATCGATTCCATTTCTGGAAGCCCTGTATCCTCCGTGAGGGATGGATTCCAATCTTTACTGTTTTTCTCTAACCAATAGGTTAAAAAACTGGCACCTCTTTCAGGATCTCCAATCTTTTGATTAAAAAACACACCGATTTCATAAGAAACCCTTGTTTTTTCAGGTGTATCTGGACTTAATTTAAAAAATGTTTCATAATAATTTCCAGCTAAAATATTTCTTTTTAAATCTGCATTAATCGTTGCTAAACGCAAATTGGCTTTTATTATTTTTTCTTTCTCGTCTTCAGTTGGATTTGGATTTTTTAAATACTCATTTAAAGCTTTTTCATAAAAATCAGCAGCTTTTTCTTTTTTCCCATCTTGCCTAAATTGTTCAGCGATGTCATTTAATACATTAGGGTTTTCATTCCAAATACGATAAGCTCTTTCTAAAATCAGCTCATAAGCAAAAAAATCAGTATTTCTTTTATAATCAAAAAGAACGTAAATCCCTTTTCCTGCGGTTCCTAATTTATTTACAATTTTGAGTCTTTCTTTGTTATCATCTTCTAGTTTTTTAACAACATTGGCGAAAGCATAAAGATCATTTGATTCAATTTGTTTTCGTTTGTTAAGGTAAACCAAATACCTTTTAT contains the following coding sequences:
- a CDS encoding serine hydrolase domain-containing protein, with the protein product MMFRIFTYLLFSVFVWNCSEDGIGSFSEETKEKIRKKIKQEGFQGVVLISQDDTVLFRETIYSGKRRKRSQLFQKHAFPLGESSKLFTTYLIHRLAEEKKINIADPIQKHLKWFPNPKITIEHLLRHTSGLPKIIEFMPNFDSERSNLKRDDIKRSFLESNFKPNFAPGEYWKYSRLDYLFLAYLIEFVTNQPYASVVKKEIFEPLEMKHSQVDPNDLLLGNSGILSTPEDLKLFSEAIRNNNGISKEGKESLIKRTVLTDVISEDPIAFGEGVYVGDYFYWAYGKKNGVSNFIYHDLKSRIFITIVSPYGVSKGDLSSIKSTLTEIIFSAKKLNLRKKTNSPNELYIEDFMKEEKVPSLGIAVYKNYNLQWKKMYGTKTQQTLFRAGSLSKTMTATATLRLVESGQLDLYSNWINKLKQYKVSVPKGKKRSIVNLDLLLSHTSGLTEKGNWDDPINSDKKHLRDLKDTNVSKGNGLKLYYRPGTKSRYSGGGYSIVQEILTERTGEPFPTLMEDYVFNPLHMKRSTFRQNLTEKDDRCDGYDELGKILPEKKFVTPELSSGGLWTTPEDIGTVFNEVAKAKQGRSDFLSKESAEYLLSPKMSAASLTVHALVAHGFFLNRTGKTEYFFHGGHTKGHKSLAIFNAEKGYGMVIMTNSENGSKLIWRILRTISVDEKWDKFVN
- the pgsC gene encoding poly-gamma-glutamate biosynthesis protein PgsC; amino-acid sequence: MNEILPLSIGLSLVISLVFSELFGILGTGLVVPGYLALSLTHPKNIALTFLIAFLSFICVELLSKFLMIFGKRKIVFILLFGYFFGYLLNYQILPDIDLSYLSEVRGIGFIIPGLIAVWYERQGVLETTSVLILAAIFVKILLIFLLGNELENL
- a CDS encoding SpoIIE family protein phosphatase → MSIRYKFLLILSVSQILLVIALTTSFAYLLQSVKNIPQTQRAEDLSRNFQRELEFKEEKLRLLLEEITFNARTREILERGLSDRQVLQRELPYLQQILKRYGLSIFELGDNQGKVVFRVHRPKDFGDDKKNQPIIQNALNGQATAALEDGHSGLGFRLAAPLFGRGTILIGQVVDDNFTKTISKDNRIHLAIFQEGKVKTVGSDMIRMVMNENPDLLLEEQRFHFQNKPYYLVKIPYVGSSQTIKQLVFHVMIDENEVESKTWKIWSFFVVASIVLCGVIFLISFLFSRDMVEAIKLLTSAMVDLDQWKPETLPTHRSDEIGQMGRVFVEMKEELAEHQNHLEEMVNQRTRELNDTLSEMQKMQEKQDGDYFLTSLLIKPLKGSFAKSETVSIQIFERQMKQFQFRNKQSEIGGDLSVSDSIYLMGKKYTVFLNADAMGKSIQGAGGALVMGTVFKSIITRTQKLRYMQDRHPERWLKECFQEVHNVFISFDGHMLLSAILGLVDEETGTLYYINAEHPWIVLYRDGVASFLENEHSLRKIGFTEMSGDEVVIQIYPLRPGDVLILGSDGRDDLFVGHSGGNRMINDDETVFLRHVTEGAGDLAEICRVMMLFGELTDDLSLMRISFLEEVAYAAKESAKNNTYYKMLGEGIQSYRDGEWNNAIFALELALESEPNDLYCLRELSKLYMKSKDYEKAIVLANRYLQLNPGDTDFLFYIAYAHKQKRDFVLATDYAERLRYRDPKNFNNLLLLAEILMHRRDIERSKEVLLALQEMAPENPKVLKLKNFWKKMVTTSVT
- the pgsW gene encoding poly-gamma-glutamate system protein; translated protein: MTKVYWSPWQHSRVALFLLAVLGVMGLLLIETCKVKKEQPYFKKKLHAAKLAERGFQILKPELLKHKKPDYREFDPTNSGLIGEFLTQVTSNSGSLQAKQTSVNPNFAAVMVQFLKKAKVEEGDTVAVAISGSFPALNICLFAALDTLKLKPIIVSSASASQFGANHPQMLWLDMENELESSGIFSYRSSYASLGGIQDKAAGTSKEGKEMLLRALKRNKVKLLDPIHFEDSIEKRMKYYDELSQGKPIKLFINVGGGTTILGTSLGKQVFKNGLITDLPEEVHIPNSVIKSFLEREIPVINFIQIESLARKFGLPLTPKKVPKPGEGKVFYSEEYNPFLYVSVFLFLLIGLYGVTRLGWGENEEDRYLPITLRSR
- the pgsB gene encoding poly-gamma-glutamate synthase PgsB; protein product: MKPNATLFFLIILVLVIYYTIEVILHNLTLKKFKHRIHVNGTRGKSSVTRLIRAGLSVSGHSVFAKTTGTLARMIFPDGSEKSISRFGKPSILEQIKILKKAKASGADIVVLECMALEPRYQWASEGQILHSDIGVITNIREDHLEIMGPKLIDVAKTLLSASPINGTLVVGPNDFEKEVLDVCLDRNTKAIILSKEEIESVTDEEILKFPYWEHKENVYLALKVCELLGVERNDALNAMWKVNPDPGALSVLPIHFFGKEFIYANAMAANDPSSTKLIWNSILQRYPDIKKRFILFHTREDRPERTIQLTKEFANWEGYDAIILIGSSTTLAFQCLKSYSNTDVPIYVWEHLSLDGIFESLLSILPKQSLVFGMGNIVGLGMDLSLYFKNRSEQTYE
- a CDS encoding STAS domain-containing protein; amino-acid sequence: MEYTESKSNGIVVLKLFGNLDMLNAGILKERIKESASQSEHRFIFDLEGVSFIDSSGFGLIMSLNDKLTELGGGLRIVNVSKTIRQIFRISKISSVIQIFESTEEAIESFHP
- a CDS encoding LIC_12238 family plasminogen-binding lipoprotein; translated protein: MRQNSSAKFAHCFHTNHLKNATRFLFTLSLLVFIQCGVPKGEFGWTTTKMEEMDILEQHIQTITDYKMMRDDLIFSPTDTIHYVYQFSRNPGLETDFHISLNRYELDFVEIDIKKKRVEPDSLAIRDEFSLLRTGEYLIKIVHEGDTVDEVKFRVLPDEGYTQENLEQELAGDQTDEIIKYSR
- a CDS encoding tetratricopeptide repeat protein; the encoded protein is MSIWFLFFILQFSIWAGEEDRRNPLSGLYLSPLQVISMEEVKSLDSEKRINIDEDSGIALRDEPKPVDPNAPDVPVIPGADLPVDPGQETGPKNLETKIREAEGLLKRYYSQFIEEKRIWEDREKGNVYNSRTEMNDIRLLLWQSTHKHSETFIVRDSPLLYYLHTKLAKLYVESEKFAPALRHYIAAFRYHPLEMTEEGFRMGEWQREDVLGYDESSAKEHERLYKEWIQSEQKLKKAKDDIHLKESNWIREGKQLSDLVPQRKLWNDEVRLIEETRKSAKSNYEDSYNKRYLVYLNKRKQIESNDLYAFANVVKKLEDDNKERLKIVNKLGTAGKGIYVLFDYKRNTDFFAYELILERAYRIWNENPNVLNDIAEQFRQDGKKEKAADFYEKALNEYLKNPNPTEDEKEKIIKANLRLATINADLKRNILAGNYYETFFKLSPDTPEKTRVSYEIGVFFNQKIGDPERGASFLTYWLEKNSKDWNPSLTEDTGLPEMESIAYFHLSKKDKKLKQFELEQNKLNIALMQWKKIDEKLILAEKERLELIEKKQSLKKDLMVTTLDDALSQYRLMDLKIEDQEAVIRVLETKRNKIPLIKILFRLGVLSEENRDYKKAQEYYEFVIKEGGETDIRVALKELERIKKILETGNIQPPINESI
- the gpmI gene encoding 2,3-bisphosphoglycerate-independent phosphoglycerate mutase, which produces MLTLKKHSQGALTKQVLLIVLDGVGYTEKGFENGNAVAKANMPVLKGLWKNHPTVLLKAHGTAVGMPSDEDMGNSEVGHNVLGSGRIFDQGAKLVSLSIENGSLFNGPVWNKIVSNCLDHQSTFHLIGLFSDGNVHSHIDHLKALIDNAIKQNIKKIRLHILLDGRDVPEKSALDYLIPFETYLDSHRKSGIDIFIASGGGRMELTMDRYDADWSMIERGWKHHVEGEGRIFPSAKEAIETFRTENPSVIDQYLPGFVIGDGSGNPVGKILDNDSVVFFNFRGDRAIEISRAFTEENLPLLNRKRFPKVEFAGMMQYDGDLFIPKQYLVAPPTIDRTMGEYFANEGIAQYALSETQKFGHVTFFWNGNRSGYFNQNLETYEEVKSDIIPFDQKPEMKAKEITDNLVLALTSHKFPFLRVNYANGDMVGHTGNMDATIKGLEYLDVCLDRIKKICDETNTVLCITADHGNADEMYQLDKKGNAQTAKDGKPVPKTSHTLNPVQFVLYDPKGKIQLESNSKEAGLANVAATMMDLLGYEAPEGYHPSLIHRN